Proteins encoded within one genomic window of Episyrphus balteatus chromosome 1, idEpiBalt1.1, whole genome shotgun sequence:
- the LOC129905368 gene encoding uncharacterized protein LOC129905368 yields the protein MDLLEPGKVRSCILAKKSINAFFLSRYSNNDNAAISVESKEGNFILTSTYMPYEEENPPSKTVRELVDYSTVNGTPLVMGCDANAHHTQWGGNDINKRGDWRVSPEESFSDHFRILFTLDRNLIDIKPYRNPTRTNWTKYTNWLKERIDPPRENTLSNTSAIDTTVQNLTSKMKTSFEKHCPLSRCTRPTNPSW from the exons ATGGATCTGTTAGAACCAG GTAAAGTAAGAAGTTGTATTTTAGCGAAAAAGTCGATTAATGCTTTCTTTTTATCTAGGTACAGCAACAACGATAATGCGGCAATCAGCGTTGAATCCAAGGAAGGCAACTTCATTTTAACGTCAACGTACATGCCATACGAAGAGGAGAACCCACCATCAAAAACAGTCCGGGAGCTTGTGGACTATTCCACGGTAAATGGAACACCTTTGGTGATGGGATGTGATGCCAACGCCCATCATACACAATGGGGTGGTAATGATATCAATAAAAGAG GAGATTGGAGAGTATCACCAGAGGAATCCTTTTCGGATCACTTTAGGATACTCTTCACCCTAGACAGGAATTTAATAGATATCAAACCTTACAGAAACCCAACTAGAACAAATTGGACAAAGTACACAAATTGGCTGAAGGAACGTATCGACCCACCAAGAGAAAATACGCTCTCAAATACATCAGCCATCGATACTACTGTCCAAAACCTTACTAGTAAAATGAAAACTTCTTTTGAAAAACACTGTCCCCTATCCCGTTGCACAAGACCCACTAACCCATCATGGTAG